The Anas acuta chromosome 22, bAnaAcu1.1, whole genome shotgun sequence genomic sequence CTACTTTTGGATGGCATAAATCACTGTTATCTCCAGCAGTGATCCTACTGATTTGTAAAAGCTCTCTGGAGAGTAAGTTATGGATTTTTTGGTATTTATCTGCTCTGAGTAAGCTGGGGCCTCAGCCAGCCACTCTGACAATACCTGCAGGGTGTAGGAGTTGTTGTACAGGAGTTTAACATTCACATCACTGCCATCAGTCGTGCATTTCCCATAATTGCCACCCAGGCGATTCACCTCATCCTGTGGACACAGAAAAGAGGCCTGAGTGATTAGAAGCTTTAATTGGCCCTAGCCATTACCATCTAAACTTAACTGTACGGGGCACCATATATATCAAGGACAGAAAGtaagcttatatatatatatatatttggtcaGTCACTATGGCTCAGCTGACAAGCAGTAACTCATCACATCAACATAACCCAATCACTTTTGGATGTTTGTTCTCATCCTTATAGGCACATGAAGCCCCTTGTGTGGAGGTACACCAAGGTGTAGGAGCctcagtgtaaaaaaaaatcagtcttccCAATGTACTGAGGACCAAAAGGTCACTTGTACAGTtggaataattttgttttacctATGGGAACCTGAGCACAGTGGAGAGAGAAAATGGGCTTGCATGCAGAGTCAAAGTGAACAACAGAGCCTCACAAGCCCATTGTGTGAGTCAGTCAGAGTTCGTCTCCTTGCAACTTTCTGCcatcagaaggaaaagaaataatgctCTTGAGCAAGTGACTAACCTGCTGAATGCCTATGGTGGTTGCAATGCCTGGTCTGATGTCAAAGCCTTCGTGCTCAAGGAATGGTGTCTGATTGTGGTTGTGTATCATCACTTTCACACCTGCTACTGTAGACAGGAGTGGGATGTgatccttctgctctgctctcaggaTAAGGGAAAGTCCTGTAAACCACAGAAAAGGGAAGCTTGTAACAATTTATTTGGGGTTGAAATAGGAACGTCACCACGTCTTGAATTCTCAGCACTGATGAAATTGCTCTTAGCTCACAGAAGACGCACTGGTTTTCCTTAGAGACCTGGTGAATGGTCAGGTAGCTGTTGCACCAGCCTACTCCAAAACTGTAATAATGTTCTGCCTGAAACCTGGAACATCATTCTGCGTGCTATAGTTATGTAACTAGCTGATACAGCCATCATATACTTGTGGCTAGTGAAGCACCAAATACAGCACATAATTCGTGCTACCAGACTAGAAGGGAGGGCTATATATCAGTAAGACATTTATAGAAGACAGATATTTAATCCATAGTCAAATTATGTTCACTTTACCTCATCCCACCCTTTGTCAAGTAACATACCATAAGGAATTCCCGGTTTTGTTGCTGTCCAAAAGGAGTCTGTTCCCTTGCTGTTAAAAGTATAGCAGCTTCCGAAGACTGGGTGGTGAAAGTGAACATAGTCACTGAAACCAAGAGAGATTTTGATAGGTTTTAATTGCAAGTGTAAGAATGCCTTTACTTCTACAAAGCATGTGTTTTGTGTATAGGGGGTGTGTGTATGTACAGGGGTGCCTATAGGAAAGAATTACTAATTCaccaaaaaaacaggaaaaattagCTGCTCAGAAATTCACTGCTTGCAGGTTACAGCCAGAGTGGCAAATACAGGAGTCAAATTCAGAGATCTGACCTGTGTTTCCTTCTACCAAACAGATTCATTTGTTTCCTGCCTGTCTCAAAATCCAGGCAGGCTGAAACATGAGACCAATTCTGTGTTCtgaacacagaatcacagaatggtttgggtgggaagggaccttaaatatcatctaattccaactctCCTGCTATGgccagggacacctcccactagatcaggttgctcaaggaCAACCTGTCCTTAAAAactcccagggatggggcatccaatCACTAAGACAAAGAGCTTCTCTCTCCTAGTACACTTAAAACTTATACCACTTAGGGTCGTGATGAACTTCTGTGGCCAAGTCAGCCAAAGGCATGAAGGAATTAGAAACTACAACTTTGCTTTTGTGCTAGGCAGCAGGCCCACTTTGCCTCAAGGCACAAAAGGGTGCAGAAAGACCATCAGACCCTGTTGGCATTACCTGAGTCCTCCTGGCATAAAGGTTAAGAGCAATCCTTGTGCTCAAGGGCCAAGTCACATGGCAAGAGCAATGAGACCCTTATTCTTCCCATTCTCTCCCCACTTTTTATTGTTCCAGTAAAAACAGTCCCCACTTTTACGCTCCTTTCCACCCATGCAGGCAATCATTCACTATTTATCATCCAATACAGTCAGCACGTCCCTGTACTAGTGAAGTCTCAGTTCCTGCTGAATTTCCCTTAGGCTTTTTTGACAGCCTAATACACTCACTACCAATCATAGAGGCAACTCATGGGGCAACGCCAGTTTCTAGGTTCCTAGCTCTGTGCTTTGATCACGACAGGCGGCTCTTTCTTTGAGTCAGGTCTCCACCAAGAGCTGAGTCTGGCAGTTTGCCACGAGATGCGATGCCTCACCCTACAGGCTCAGTTTCAAGTCCCTGAGTTTTGCTGAAATCGCAGTCAGCACCTCAGGAAGCAACATACCTGGGCCTGCAGGGCTCCCCATCATACTGGCAGGAGTAGACCATATCTTCTATCTGCTCCTCGTGATCAGAGATGTTGATTATAACCGGCAGCTGGGACATGATATTCATGTAGTGAAACCTGTACCATTCAAGAATTGCATCCATCCCAGATGAATAGGTCTTGTAAAAGCAGTTCCCACCTGTGGCAttgcactgggaaaaaaagaagagaggaacCATTCAGCATAACCAGGCCATGACAACTTGAGGGTGACAGAGATCAGGGGGCAAAGGAAATACCACATATAAGGACGTGGGGAACCtctatttttccagaaaatgaagTGTCTGAGCACTTTAGCTATGTGATAAGCACCTTCTCTCCCTGAGACTAAATTAGGTGTGCTCCTTCATCTCAGTGGTCTCAGTGGGAAAAGAGACAGATGAAAGCAGAGGAGCAAACTCAAGTACGttgggagaaagaaggagagggGTGGTAGGAATTCTCTACAACCCATGAATCATGGACCAAGTCCTGAGACGCTTTCTTTGTTCTTACTCAGGCCTTAGACAGGTGAACACCCACAGGTTCTGGTGAAAGTGTGCTTGGTGAAGGACCTCAGGAGAGGGCAGGGCGATAATCATCAGGCAAAAATTGCTGGCCTTTCAAGCCACATCAATTTCTCTCTCAGAGCTGTTGCTCTTAGGTCTGTGCTAATTCTGTTCATGAGATGAAGGAGTTGAAGCATTCATGTTATTCTCCAAAGTAACAAGTACCCATTTGTGGTATTCATTGTCTTGATTATTTATTGTCATGTCTTGTGTTATCCATGACAATTCTAGTGCCCCAGTACCACAGCATTTAGACACTGAGGAAATTCTTGTTGTTTTAGATGGGCTCttcattctcttttatttctgggCTCACCTGCTAAGTGTGGATGTTTTGTATAATTTTAGAAAGGGGTACAATGATTCCCACAGCCTATTGCTACCTTTCTGTACCAAATTCATTACTGCCAGAGGGACTTTACAGGTGGGTGAGTTGTGTAAGGCCACTGAAGTTTTTATTGCTTCACTTGACAAGAACCATGGCAATCAGCACAAAATGATGATGATATAGGGATGGACTCCTCCTCAAATATCCTCCAAGCTGTCATTACACAGCACTAaaactacttatttttttcactgacttGTTGAATGTACCTGGTGAGATCTCTGTCAGGGCCTTGAATGTCCCTATAGACCTTaacagccctgagcagcctcaCCTGGGGCCTCCACCTGGGGCCAGGAGCCCATTTAAGCTCAGCTTGGGGTCTTCAAGCTCTTTTTGGGGGATGCTGTAGGACTGCTGGTCTCTATTGAGACCACAGCTATGTCCCTGCCTCACCACAGGCCTTTTTGACCCAGACCCTGACCCGTGGACAAGCCTCCTGACCTCGAACCTGCCTCATCACTGGGATCTCAGCTATGAGCTGGATTTTGGTCAAAGCTGGCCATCGTCTTTGTGCTCTTCTCACTCAGGTAAGGTGTGATGGGGCCCTGTAAgagatgtccctgccctgctggcctTGGCTTCTCTCTAAATCTGCCCTGTCTGGGAACAGATTCATATCTTTAAGATGACACACACTTACCAGCTTGAAGCCCACGCCAGACTGTCTCTTTCCTGTCTTATTGTTGATCTCAGGTGTTCTCAGTAGTGCGAAGTTTTGGCTCAGTTTGAAGCTGGATCTGCTGAGGTTGCCTGTGCTTGACAAGTCTCTCATGTGGATGTTTTTCTCGTTCATGTGGAACAAGCTGGCTGTTGTGTTGATGCCGTATAGAAAAGCAATAGATTCCTCTGCCATGCGATCCAACTGAACCAAGTGTTCACTGACCAGCTCAAATCTGTGAGGACCAGAAATATTTGCTAGGTGTGAATATCTATGCTTCTTTGAGACAAAAGCACTTAACGTGCCTCATAGTAACTATAAAATGCTGTTCTCATGGTCTCTGCAGACCTTGATGTCTGCCTGAGAAAAGGTAGCGattgtgctgctgtgctcagcatgTCTAATTTCATTGAGTTAATTTATTAGgaactccagcagctgcatttcCAGTTTCTGGGTCCTCCTCTGAAAACCTCAAAGTTTGCTGTCGTGCAACATCAGCTGCACAAACAGGCCCTCCTGTCAGCCAATTACTTAATTGTTTCTGAGGAAATTACACAATTCCTTCAACCTCTTGATAAATTGCCACTACTGTATGAGCCTTGTTTGACAAACATACTCCGAAAGACTTCCACGGAAGGTTTATTGTTTCATTAAAGTCCTTtgtctgaacaaaaaaaaaggcagagtcAGCATTAGTGTGAGTCACTCCAGTGATCTGTGATTTAGCTATGAATAAATACATGCAGTAACCATGTATTTTGgggaaggaatatttttatcagAGCATGAAATCAGTTAGCACTCGAACCAGGTGTCGAGGCAGAGTTCTCCTGATCCTGAATCAGTGCATCAGATAAACTGCTATGTACTGTTGCCCAATTCCAAACAAGATCTGGTCTGAAAACCAGTTTGGAAATAAATCCTTCTGCATCTCACGGGCCTTTCTACTGCCCACCCTGCCTGGATCAGCAGCAAAGCTCCTCCAGGCTTCACTCAGTCACCTTCTAGGCCCTTGTAGCTAAAGACAGGGTTATagccaaggggaaaaaacatgtTACCTGTATGGGTCCAGATTGCAGATAGTGATTGCTGGAAACATCTTGGGCTCGGAATCAATGGACATGGTCAGGACAACCGGGTAGGCCCAGTACTGACTGAACATAAGTGCAAATTGCCAGTACAACATGCCGAAGCTGGCGAGTAAAAGCAGAGtccaaaaagctgttttcatcttgttgctgTCCGAGCACACGAGGCGGATGGTGCCATGGATTGTGGTGTTCTTGCAGAAGAACTCAAACATGTCCTTGAAGGAATCATAGAACTCGATcaagccttcttttctctcttcctcctctctcgCCACTTCCTGCTCCATCCTTTAAGTCCGTTTCTGTTtaacaagaaggaaagaaaatagcttGTGAGAGAGACCACGGTTGATCTGTGGACATGTTCAAACAGGGTGTGAATGAGTTTATtagcaaaaagctgaaaatagcTATGAGCTGGCCTTTGTCCCTCTTCACAGAGTTTGAATATCAGGGAGTAGCAAAACTCAAATGTTCTGCATGCTGCTTCCTAAGTACCTTCAAGTGATTTTATCACACGCACTATGACATCTCTGTTAGTGTGGATATGCAAAGTTAATGTGACTAATACCCAAGCTGCTGAGAAGTCTTCAGCCAAAGCAGTGTGTAGCTTGCTTCTTTCTAAGAATACTGAGGACCAACACTTAATTCTGAAAAATCTACTCCCATTTATTAATGGATGTGCAACTAATTCCTTAATATAAGTAAATTGCTGGTGAAACGTGCTGGGCTAGGAAGCTTGAAAATGTCTCAGAATGAGCAGTATGGCTTCATCCTTATGTCAGGGAATCAAAGGATAAATCCAGCTTTCCAGTGTGTGGAAGGGAGAAATTAGGACTGGTTTTGAACTATTGCATGGTCTGACATTCTGTAGAGTGGAAGTGAATGGGATTAATGTCTGATATTCCTGAAATACAGCCACTTCCGAGatgaaatacagtatttcataGTTCAAATGAGTACAATCAGATCTTCAGGAAAGGAAGTGGAGGGAAACTCCTCAGTTGAAACCACAGAGGGAATTAACCAAATTGGGATGTGGATAGAGCATTGCAGCTCCtacttaaaattaaatgctCTTTGGTTGTTTCTGAAGACCACAGTAACATTAATTACTGCCATTAGAAATTTTGCCATTACCTCTTACATAAATACTTTCTTCCAAGAATCTACAAATCTCTTTATAAAGGGGGTCTTATCTTTATCTCTGTTTTACAGGTGTGAAAATGAGGAACAGAAATTGAACATCATCCAAGAGTGGCATAACTGGAAATCAAAATCCACATCTGCTTCGTCATGGTAAGTAAAAAGTCTGTTACGCTACGCTAGATTATCTCAGAATTTCTGCTGATGAAAGTGAATGTTATTTATGCTCGTGTGCTTTAGTCAGCATGGACTGATGGAATCTTCCCAGGTTTCAGTACCGGCTTGGACATAAGATTTATGTTGACATACTTCCACTTAGTGAACATGACATCAAGTCCTGTAATATGTGAGTTTCCAACATGACAGCACTCTATGAATCACCCTGCTTATTATGCTATTAAGAGAAGTTTTTGCTGGTTGCAACACTTCTCTCCAACCTTAACTCCAAATAACAATCTGTTAAGTACACTGTTAACAGAGTTTGAAGTCAAGAAATGCGCACACAAATAACTAAAGCATGGTTCAAAGTGGGCTCTGCAATAGTGAAACAAATACTCAAGACCCAGTGAAGGGTCCAATGTGTTTGGGGTTGTCTCAGCCTGAGGAGCCAGTGAGGGTACCCCAGGTCTGCTGATAAATGCTGATGCCCTGACCTTCAGTGCCTGCATCCTCAACTAGACCTCTCCATGTCAAAACATGGTTTTATCTCAAAGGTTCTTGGACTAGGATGCTTCAAATGAAATACTAGCTTAAGCTGTTAAGAAAGTCccttctgtgtatttttcatgtCAGAAAGATTAGGAATAATCATGTAATACTGAATTGCACTTCAGAAAGCTGTACATCAGATCAGCTTTATGACAAACAGCACACAAGTGTATTATCTGACAAGGAAACCCTGCTTATTACCAGTTATTTTCCCCAAAGACCGTGACAGATCCGTGTTTGTATTTTCTGAGCTATCATTTCACAATAATAACACAAAATTCACTCAAGGGCATATGAATTTGCTGTATGCGTTAAAATTAATcatgacaaattatttttcagttttcttaaaatacatgtgaacaaatacagaaagctCAAGCAAAGtgacatataaatataaaaggcaTGAACAATTAAAAGAATGTTATAAAGAACTGAAGTGGGAGATGAGAATTTCCCCTTTTGCTACAGCgaaatactgtgtttttgcATTGTGCTGATATGGTTGATCTGCTATTCCCCCATAGACTACCCAGAGCCATAGTTTTGAATCACTGGCTACAAATTTTACCAGCCAGACTTACAGCTGAAGGCTTCCATCTGAGTGCTTCTTTGTTCAAAAGGATTATCTGTGGCAAACTAGAAATGAATCCATGGTAGTCTTGTTACCACTAATTGCCACACATTTTTTGTTAGATTAAATTTTGAGGCTAAATTATGCGTTCAACCTTTATCTTATTCAatcttttctaattttatttgaataaaaataaatgaaaacaagtctACAGtgtattttaacaaatatattGGATGAGCCCTTGAATACTTACAGTGGTTTaagatggaaatgaaaactgagactaaaatgggaaaatgaaatttgttACTGTAATAATCTTACTACAGCCAGACTTGCTCtaatgagaaaaagaattaaaggtAATATTTACCAAAAATGAATGGCAAATCTGTCAAACACTTTTTCTATGTATAATTTggaatctaaaaaaaataaataaatacctgtaAGCTTTCAAACCATAGCTTTTAGGGGCAGTGCAGTTCCTAGAAATTCTGATTTGGCTCTTGAGGCTATGGCTAGCTAGTTCATACCATTTGAAAACATTCTTAAAGCAGCTAAAGTGGAAAACCTTATGGCAATCTTTCAAAATGCACATGTACAGGCAACAGAACATCCTCTCTACCGGTTTCCCAGGCGAGCCTACCgctaattcatttaaaaattgcaaTTGCAGTCAAGGACTTAATAAAACAGTGAACAGTTGACTGTCTTGCCTGTGGTAAGTGCCTGGAGAGAGGCTGCAGGTTATAGAGCCTGTGGAAGTGAGAAAGCAATGGCAGACAGGTATATGTTCATCGGTTATCACAGCAACGCAATGCTCAGCACATTAAACACCTACACGCACATCATGTAGTCAAACATTTAACCTTGTATATATCTGTACctataaataaatcatacatCTATACAGAAACATACAGTAAAACAACGAAGTCCAAATTTCAAAAACATCTCTACCGTACCTTGGCAGGAGCTCTATGTTTTAGAGTAGGCACTAAGCTCGGCCTTCAGCTTTTTCCTGGACAGAAGACAAGTCTCGGTCCCAAGCTTTGGCTGCCTTTTCTAACTGAAGATATGCTGGAGCTGTCCAGCCTATATGGATCAAATTGATGACATCAAAAGGGGCAggtcttaaaaaacaaatcatggGAATTATTCAAAGCATGATCCAGGGAATAGGAAGTGAATGAACTGGACAAACAAGTTAACATTAAGGTTACACTTGAGTTAAGGTTGGTATGACTGGGGGGGATGGGggtgatcctttttttttaatggccaGAACAGTTTTTTAGCCATAATTTCTATAAATATCTAGTGAAGTAGTCATGGGAGCTGGAAGGTTCTTCGTGCTCTGAGCTTCCCTATCAAGGAATGagctttctgccttctttccaTGGTTTCCGGAGGCTTGCATGATCACTAGTAATTGAAGCCATTAGGGTTTCTATATGTGTGCTTCAGGAATTACATACCTAGGTGTAATCTGAAATGATCAGCTACCCGGTCTGTGTAAGGCGCACGTGGCAGTggatttcttcctgcttctccaAAACTATTGCTCACCTGTAGTGGGTTCTCCCACATCTGTTAAAAACTCAGCTCTT encodes the following:
- the SCNN1D gene encoding amiloride-sensitive sodium channel subunit delta, which gives rise to MEQEVAREEEERKEGLIEFYDSFKDMFEFFCKNTTIHGTIRLVCSDSNKMKTAFWTLLLLASFGMLYWQFALMFSQYWAYPVVLTMSIDSEPKMFPAITICNLDPYRFELVSEHLVQLDRMAEESIAFLYGINTTASLFHMNEKNIHMRDLSSTGNLSRSSFKLSQNFALLRTPEINNKTGKRQSGVGFKLCNATGGNCFYKTYSSGMDAILEWYRFHYMNIMSQLPVIINISDHEEQIEDMVYSCQYDGEPCRPSDYVHFHHPVFGSCYTFNSKGTDSFWTATKPGIPYGLSLILRAEQKDHIPLLSTVAGVKVMIHNHNQTPFLEHEGFDIRPGIATTIGIQQDEVNRLGGNYGKCTTDGSDVNVKLLYNNSYTLQACLHSCFQHIMVRKCGCGYYYYPLPPGAEYCNYNKQPAWGHCFYQLYNRLRNHHLNCFDQCPKPCRESLYKVSAGTAKWPSAKSQDWVRQALRHQNGYNSTSNRKDIAKVTIFYKQLYYQSVNESPLLSDNLLLSSMGSQWSLWFGSSVLSVVEMLELLIDTLVLSLLFCYQKVWSRKTLEVARTPSVPNMSLTLENYRVVQEAGKGADPAHTHPSGVTIAMDGNSALHLHPLSSKVEMPESHPDVMFNGFRYMKDSSLETELNH